In Corynebacterium guangdongense, one DNA window encodes the following:
- a CDS encoding ATP-dependent Clp protease proteolytic subunit, with protein sequence MTDKLSMTSPGGGMNLGDSVYERLLRERIIFLGQQVDDEIANKLCAQILLLAAEDPNRDISLYINSPGGSVTAGMAIYDTMKFVPNDVATYGMGLAASMGQFLLSGGTRGKRYALPHSRIMMHQPSAGIGGTAADISIQAEQFAATKREMAELIAEHTGQTFEQVTKDSDRDRWFTAQEAKEYGIVDHVIEHAQGSVGN encoded by the coding sequence ATGACTGACAAGCTCTCCATGACCTCCCCGGGCGGAGGCATGAACCTCGGTGATTCCGTTTACGAGCGTCTGCTGCGCGAGCGCATCATCTTCCTCGGCCAGCAGGTCGACGACGAGATCGCCAACAAGCTCTGCGCGCAGATCCTGCTGCTGGCCGCCGAGGATCCGAACCGCGACATCTCGCTGTACATCAACTCCCCGGGCGGATCCGTCACCGCGGGCATGGCCATCTACGACACGATGAAGTTCGTCCCGAACGACGTCGCCACCTACGGCATGGGCCTGGCCGCCTCCATGGGCCAGTTCCTCCTGTCGGGCGGCACCAGGGGCAAGCGTTACGCCCTGCCGCATTCCCGCATCATGATGCACCAGCCTTCCGCCGGCATCGGTGGCACCGCCGCCGACATTTCCATCCAGGCCGAGCAGTTCGCCGCCACCAAGCGCGAGATGGCCGAGCTCATCGCGGAGCACACCGGCCAGACCTTCGAGCAGGTGACCAAGGACTCGGACCGCGACCGCTGGTTCACCGCTCAGGAAGCCAAGGAGTACGGCATCGTCGATCACGTGATCGAGCACGCCCAGGGCTCCGTCGGTAACTAA